One Vallitalea pronyensis genomic region harbors:
- a CDS encoding fumarate hydratase, translated as MREILADQIIDHIKDMCIEANCHVSQDILQAIKEKKEVEASPIGKNILEQIEENAYIAKNSMMPMCQDTGMAVVFCEVGQDVHVTGAPLTEAINEGVRRGYEEGFLRKSVVKDPFFRENTKDNTPAIIHYDIVPGDQIKLTLAPKGFGSENMSKIAMLKPADGMAGAKKAIIDIVEQAGANACPPMIVGVGIGGTFEKAAFLAKKALLRPVGQQSAVPYVKEMEQELLDDINCLGIGPGGLGGFTTALAVFIETYPTHIAGLPVAVNISCHATRHCSRIL; from the coding sequence ATGAGAGAGATATTAGCGGATCAAATAATCGATCATATAAAAGACATGTGCATAGAGGCGAATTGTCATGTGAGTCAGGATATATTGCAAGCTATAAAAGAGAAGAAAGAAGTGGAAGCATCACCTATTGGTAAAAATATATTGGAGCAGATTGAAGAGAATGCTTATATTGCGAAGAATAGCATGATGCCTATGTGTCAAGATACGGGTATGGCCGTTGTTTTTTGTGAAGTGGGGCAAGATGTGCATGTAACAGGTGCACCTTTGACAGAAGCCATTAATGAAGGGGTTCGGAGAGGTTATGAAGAAGGTTTTTTAAGAAAATCGGTGGTAAAAGATCCTTTTTTTAGGGAAAACACCAAGGATAATACTCCTGCAATTATTCATTATGATATCGTACCAGGTGATCAGATAAAGCTTACATTAGCTCCCAAAGGATTTGGTAGTGAGAACATGAGTAAAATTGCCATGTTAAAACCTGCTGATGGTATGGCAGGTGCTAAAAAAGCCATTATTGATATTGTTGAACAAGCAGGTGCTAATGCTTGTCCGCCTATGATTGTAGGTGTTGGGATTGGAGGAACCTTTGAGAAAGCTGCTTTTCTTGCTAAAAAAGCGTTATTAAGACCCGTTGGCCAGCAGTCAGCTGTACCCTATGTAAAAGAAATGGAACAAGAGCTGTTAGATGACATCAATTGTTTAGGAATTGGACCAGGGGGATTAGGTGGTTTTACCACAGCATTAGCTGTTTTTATTGAAACGTATCCGACGCACATTGCAGGTTTACCTGTAGCTGTTAATATCAGTTGTCATGCTACACGACATTGTTCACGTATCCTATAG
- the gyrA gene encoding DNA gyrase subunit A — protein sequence MDERQEYDQIISVELQDEMKKSYIDYAMSVIASRALPDVRDGLKPVHRKILYAMSELNLTPDKPYRKSARIVGDTMGKYHPHGDSSIYDAMVRMAQDFSTRYLLVDGHGNFGSVDGDSAAAMRYTEARMSKMALELLADIGKDTVDYKPNFDESLKEPEVLPARYPNLLVNGTSGIAVGMATNIPPHNLNEVIDGVVKIIDNIVVEERDTDIEELIEIVKGPDFPTYGKILGKNGIKEAYRTGKGKVKVRATVDIEPMGNNKQRIVVTELPYQVNKARLIEKIADLVKMKKVEGISDLRDESDRKGMSVVIELKRDANANVIINQLYKHTQLQETFGINMLALVKNEPKILNLKQMLVHYLNHQKEVVTRRTQFELKKAENRAHILEGLLKALDFIEEVIKIIRGSKSTAEAKINLTERFGFSDIQAQAIVDMRLRALTGLEREKIENEYRELMEKIKYLKSILADEKLLYGVIKEEIMIIREKYGDERRTEITYDAGEISLEDLIKKEPTVITMTHLGYIKRMPINTYKSQHRGGKGIKGMQTRDEDFIQNLFITSTHHFILFFTNKGKVYRLKAYEIPESSRTARGTALVNLLQLDAGEHITAVIPLSKYREDRYLLMATKRGIIKKTNIMEYVNIRVSGLQAINLKEDDDLIEVKLTDNEQDIILGTKYGQCIRFSEEDVRVIGRTSMGVRGMNINDDDEVIGMQLTSQGTDLLVVSEKGLGKRTDINEFTTQRRGGKGVKFYKITEKTGNVVGMKAVNEDNELMLITTEGIVIRIRVSDISRFGRITSGVRLMNLDGDICVAGIARIKEQDTHEEDDGHETEGAEAMIQAETAEEMEIEEESDQEV from the coding sequence ATGGACGAAAGACAAGAATATGATCAAATTATATCCGTTGAATTACAGGATGAAATGAAGAAATCCTATATTGATTATGCCATGAGTGTTATTGCATCTCGGGCATTACCGGATGTAAGAGATGGGCTTAAACCTGTTCATAGAAAAATTCTATACGCTATGAGCGAGCTTAATTTAACACCAGATAAGCCTTATCGTAAATCAGCCCGTATCGTTGGTGATACAATGGGTAAGTATCACCCACATGGTGATAGTTCCATTTATGACGCTATGGTACGAATGGCGCAAGATTTCTCTACAAGGTATCTCTTGGTAGATGGCCATGGTAACTTTGGTTCTGTGGATGGTGATAGTGCAGCTGCTATGCGTTATACAGAAGCAAGAATGAGTAAAATGGCACTGGAATTACTTGCGGATATTGGAAAAGATACCGTTGATTATAAACCAAACTTTGATGAATCGTTAAAAGAACCAGAGGTTTTACCAGCAAGGTATCCGAACCTATTAGTGAATGGTACATCGGGTATTGCTGTGGGTATGGCAACCAACATACCACCTCATAACCTCAATGAAGTCATTGATGGTGTCGTGAAGATTATTGACAACATTGTTGTTGAAGAACGTGACACGGATATAGAAGAATTAATTGAAATCGTCAAAGGACCTGATTTCCCAACCTATGGTAAAATCTTAGGGAAAAATGGTATAAAAGAAGCTTATCGTACAGGTAAAGGTAAAGTTAAAGTTCGAGCAACAGTGGATATTGAACCCATGGGTAACAATAAACAACGGATTGTTGTGACAGAATTACCTTATCAGGTGAATAAAGCTCGTTTGATTGAAAAAATAGCTGATCTTGTTAAGATGAAGAAGGTTGAGGGTATATCGGACCTTCGTGATGAATCCGATAGAAAAGGTATGTCCGTTGTCATTGAATTAAAACGTGATGCCAATGCCAATGTAATCATCAATCAATTGTATAAGCATACACAACTGCAAGAAACCTTTGGTATCAACATGCTGGCGTTAGTCAAGAACGAACCCAAAATCTTAAACCTGAAGCAAATGCTTGTCCACTACCTTAACCATCAGAAGGAAGTTGTTACAAGAAGAACCCAGTTTGAACTGAAAAAAGCCGAAAATCGTGCCCACATTTTAGAAGGTTTACTAAAAGCACTTGATTTTATAGAAGAAGTTATTAAAATCATCAGAGGGTCTAAGAGTACTGCTGAAGCAAAAATTAACTTAACGGAACGTTTTGGCTTCAGTGATATACAGGCACAAGCCATCGTGGATATGCGTCTACGTGCTTTAACCGGCTTAGAGAGAGAAAAGATTGAAAATGAGTACCGAGAACTCATGGAAAAAATTAAGTACTTAAAATCCATCTTAGCCGATGAAAAATTATTATATGGTGTCATCAAAGAAGAAATCATGATTATCCGTGAAAAATATGGTGATGAGAGAAGAACGGAGATTACCTATGATGCAGGTGAGATTTCCCTAGAGGACCTTATTAAGAAAGAGCCTACAGTCATTACCATGACACACTTGGGTTATATTAAACGTATGCCCATCAATACGTATAAGAGTCAACATCGCGGTGGTAAAGGAATAAAAGGTATGCAGACAAGGGATGAAGATTTTATTCAAAACCTATTTATCACATCCACCCATCACTTTATCTTGTTTTTTACCAATAAAGGAAAAGTATACCGTTTGAAGGCATATGAAATACCAGAATCAAGTAGAACCGCAAGAGGTACCGCATTAGTGAACCTCTTACAGTTAGATGCAGGTGAACATATAACAGCGGTTATCCCTCTGAGTAAGTATAGAGAAGATCGTTATTTATTAATGGCTACCAAAAGAGGTATCATAAAGAAAACCAACATTATGGAGTATGTCAATATTCGTGTGAGTGGTCTTCAAGCCATTAATCTAAAAGAAGACGATGACCTGATTGAAGTTAAGTTAACCGATAATGAACAAGATATTATCTTAGGTACCAAATATGGTCAGTGTATTCGATTCAGTGAAGAAGATGTCCGTGTTATTGGTCGTACATCCATGGGTGTAAGGGGTATGAATATTAATGATGATGATGAAGTCATTGGTATGCAGCTTACATCACAAGGTACCGATTTATTGGTTGTTTCCGAAAAAGGACTTGGTAAACGTACAGACATTAATGAGTTTACAACCCAACGACGGGGCGGTAAAGGTGTGAAATTCTATAAGATTACCGAAAAAACAGGTAATGTAGTCGGTATGAAGGCTGTTAATGAGGATAATGAGCTGATGTTGATTACAACAGAAGGCATTGTTATTCGTATACGTGTCAGCGATATATCACGATTTGGACGTATTACATCTGGCGTAAGATTAATGAACTTAGATGGGGATATATGTGTAGCCGGTATTGCGCGCATCAAAGAGCAAGATACCCATGAAGAAGATGATGGGCATGAAACAGAGGGTGCAGAGGCGATGATACAAGCAGAAACAGCTGAGGAAATGGAAATAGAAGAGGAATCGGATCAAGAGGTGTAA
- a CDS encoding BMP family ABC transporter substrate-binding protein gives MKKVLSILVMCTMVLSLLLTGCGEKKSDEPASGGDAAKVSDSTEKDKDAEEDKEEDNKEQETMAKADLMISMVTDTGGINDQSFNQSAWAGLEMAQSELGIEVGFLESTQESDYAPNLENLYDQGNDLMWGIGYLMGDTVLEAAKTNPDKKYATIDFFYSDADPETAPPENLLGVTFREQEPSFLVGYIAGKMTKTNNVGFVGGMDFDVIWRFENGFKAGVKTANPDCEIQIQYANDFGDTAKGKAIANQMYQKDADIIFHAAGYTGTGVIESAVENGKYVIGVDVDQKAILGKDEIITSAMKRVDQAIFNVAKDLKDGKWEGGSNITYGLAEGGVGIAPSSSDAVPADILEEVAQLEKDIIAGKIIVPGTQEEYEAQFPE, from the coding sequence ATGAAAAAAGTATTATCAATTTTAGTAATGTGTACCATGGTATTATCATTACTTTTAACAGGCTGTGGAGAGAAAAAATCCGATGAACCGGCATCAGGTGGCGATGCTGCCAAAGTTTCAGATAGTACAGAAAAAGATAAAGACGCAGAAGAAGATAAAGAAGAAGATAATAAAGAGCAAGAAACAATGGCTAAGGCTGATCTGATGATCAGTATGGTTACGGATACAGGTGGTATTAATGACCAATCCTTTAACCAATCTGCATGGGCAGGTTTGGAAATGGCACAATCTGAATTAGGTATCGAAGTAGGTTTCCTTGAGTCCACTCAAGAATCCGATTATGCACCTAACTTAGAAAACTTATATGATCAAGGTAATGATCTTATGTGGGGTATTGGTTACCTTATGGGGGATACAGTTTTAGAAGCTGCTAAAACGAATCCAGATAAAAAATATGCAACCATTGATTTTTTCTATAGTGATGCTGATCCAGAAACGGCTCCGCCAGAGAACCTATTAGGCGTTACATTTAGAGAGCAAGAACCTTCTTTCTTAGTGGGTTACATTGCTGGTAAAATGACCAAGACAAATAATGTTGGTTTTGTAGGTGGTATGGACTTTGACGTTATCTGGCGTTTTGAAAATGGATTCAAAGCCGGTGTAAAGACTGCTAATCCAGATTGTGAAATTCAAATCCAATATGCTAATGATTTTGGTGATACGGCAAAAGGTAAAGCCATTGCTAACCAAATGTATCAAAAAGATGCAGATATTATCTTCCATGCTGCTGGTTATACAGGAACAGGTGTTATTGAATCAGCTGTAGAGAATGGTAAATATGTGATTGGTGTAGACGTTGACCAAAAAGCTATATTAGGTAAAGATGAAATTATTACTTCTGCTATGAAGCGTGTTGACCAAGCCATCTTTAATGTAGCAAAAGATTTAAAAGATGGTAAATGGGAAGGTGGATCCAATATCACTTACGGTTTAGCTGAAGGCGGTGTTGGTATTGCACCATCATCATCAGATGCAGTGCCAGCAGATATTTTAGAAGAAGTTGCCCAGTTAGAAAAAGACATTATTGCTGGTAAAATTATAGTGCCTGGAACACAAGAAGAGTATGAAGCACAATTTCCAGAGTAA
- a CDS encoding CAP and S-layer homology domain-containing protein: MKKLARCICLLVIMVMFCSIHSSAEDYDRRHALKAINQVREDMGIKPLEKNSKLEQAANTHSKYMSVNNSFSLIEENGNHYYRGRYSWDRASYFYYSNPFITEFIHNQLDSIQQGIQDFMNNPYSRVTFLDPLYEHIGMGNYKDMYTYDLGGQSRDISGDKLLAVYPYDQMEDVPISWENNYKIDPYRQVDGVKGAVGVPITITYYSDSKKIKTMDVQDVALVNTTDHQPVKTEVILPQDDKYLTNTLMILPLEALDLETTYALTLNADFTFRNGYAKVDKQNKIEVHFSTEKRDIPLTRGILVEHLVKDLDYELLIPKTMFEDIDKESELAKYIYTAYHNSLINGYHDNTFRPNVNITKEQVYTVLIRALEKRIGQNKLDIKKDNVRFYHASSWAVVYLNKAYAIGLVSEDTSVNFTEGISLKEYKEVMKNFLEIYRQYGAFPRFVY; encoded by the coding sequence ATGAAAAAATTAGCACGATGTATTTGTTTATTGGTAATCATGGTTATGTTCTGCAGCATTCATAGTTCTGCAGAAGATTATGATCGTCGACATGCCCTAAAGGCCATTAATCAAGTACGTGAAGACATGGGTATTAAACCTTTAGAAAAAAACTCAAAGTTGGAACAGGCAGCTAATACCCATAGTAAATATATGTCCGTCAATAACAGCTTTTCTTTGATTGAAGAAAATGGTAACCATTATTATCGGGGGCGGTATAGTTGGGACCGTGCTTCATATTTCTATTATTCCAATCCTTTTATTACAGAATTTATCCATAATCAGTTAGACAGTATTCAGCAAGGTATTCAAGATTTTATGAATAATCCTTATTCAAGAGTAACCTTTTTAGACCCTCTGTATGAGCACATTGGTATGGGGAATTATAAAGACATGTATACTTACGATTTAGGTGGACAATCAAGGGATATTTCTGGTGATAAATTATTAGCTGTTTATCCCTATGATCAGATGGAAGATGTGCCAATTTCATGGGAAAATAATTATAAAATAGATCCTTACCGTCAGGTAGATGGTGTAAAAGGGGCAGTAGGTGTGCCCATTACCATCACCTACTATTCAGATAGTAAAAAAATAAAAACCATGGACGTTCAGGATGTGGCATTGGTGAATACAACAGACCATCAGCCAGTGAAAACAGAAGTTATTTTGCCTCAAGATGATAAGTATTTAACCAATACTTTAATGATTTTGCCCCTGGAAGCGTTAGATTTAGAAACCACCTATGCACTGACATTAAATGCTGATTTTACATTTCGTAATGGTTATGCCAAAGTAGATAAACAGAATAAAATAGAGGTGCATTTTTCTACAGAAAAAAGAGATATACCTTTGACTAGGGGTATTCTAGTGGAGCATTTAGTTAAGGATTTAGATTATGAGCTACTGATACCTAAGACCATGTTTGAAGATATTGATAAAGAGTCTGAACTGGCCAAATACATTTACACGGCTTATCATAATAGTCTTATTAATGGGTATCATGATAATACATTCCGGCCAAATGTAAATATAACGAAAGAGCAAGTGTATACCGTGTTAATACGTGCTTTGGAAAAGCGGATAGGGCAGAATAAGTTGGACATTAAAAAAGATAATGTGCGTTTTTATCATGCTAGTAGTTGGGCGGTTGTTTATCTTAATAAAGCTTATGCTATTGGACTTGTTTCTGAGGATACTTCTGTTAACTTTACAGAAGGGATATCGTTGAAGGAATATAAAGAAGTGATGAAGAACTTTTTAGAGATATATAGACAATATGGGGCTTTTCCTCGATTTGTGTATTAG
- a CDS encoding ABC transporter permease, with translation MDSLGFILGTTLMYSTPLIYTSLGGVISERSGVVNIGLEGMMTIGAFIGATVGYYSGIWWLALICAGLGAGVLGLLHAIASVTLGAEQVVSGIAINFLGPGAALFLCRKFFDGKSMTTSINLDKKIPKLFKGVFPEHSIWENIFTQEVTVYLAFLIVIVMWFVLYKTKLGLRVRAVGEHPKAADTLGINVHRIRYGAVILSGVLSGLGGASMSIGVASNFFPSLISGQGFIALAAMIFGKWKPQGALGACLIFGAAQAMVIFLGGQDIAVSNDILSMIPYVLTLVILMGFVGKSVAPAADGTPYLKE, from the coding sequence ATGGATAGTTTAGGATTTATATTAGGTACAACGCTGATGTACTCCACACCTCTCATCTATACATCCCTAGGTGGTGTGATATCCGAACGATCAGGTGTTGTTAATATTGGTTTAGAGGGTATGATGACCATTGGTGCTTTTATAGGTGCTACCGTAGGTTATTATTCGGGCATATGGTGGTTAGCGCTCATATGTGCAGGATTAGGTGCAGGGGTATTAGGATTACTTCATGCCATTGCATCCGTTACCTTAGGTGCAGAGCAAGTGGTATCGGGTATAGCCATTAACTTTTTAGGTCCCGGAGCAGCATTATTCTTATGCCGTAAATTTTTTGATGGAAAATCCATGACAACAAGCATTAATTTAGATAAAAAAATACCAAAGCTCTTTAAAGGTGTATTTCCGGAGCATTCCATTTGGGAAAATATTTTTACCCAAGAGGTAACGGTATATTTAGCGTTTCTTATTGTTATTGTGATGTGGTTTGTGCTCTATAAGACAAAGCTAGGTCTTCGTGTTAGAGCTGTTGGTGAACATCCAAAAGCAGCAGATACCTTAGGGATTAATGTACACCGTATAAGATATGGAGCTGTTATCTTATCTGGGGTCTTATCGGGCCTAGGTGGAGCTTCTATGAGTATAGGTGTAGCATCTAATTTCTTTCCATCCCTTATATCCGGTCAAGGTTTTATCGCTTTAGCAGCCATGATCTTTGGGAAATGGAAGCCCCAAGGTGCCTTAGGTGCTTGTCTCATATTTGGTGCAGCCCAAGCTATGGTTATTTTCTTAGGTGGACAAGATATTGCCGTATCCAATGATATATTATCTATGATTCCTTATGTATTAACCCTTGTTATACTCATGGGCTTTGTAGGTAAATCAGTAGCACCAGCGGCTGATGGTACACCTTATTTAAAGGAATAA
- a CDS encoding Fe-S-containing hydro-lyase: MAIQLDLPLTEDKVKKLKAGDQVLLSGTVYTSRDAAHKRMMDQLEQGEELPFAMEDNVIYYVGPSPAKKDAIIGSAGPTTSYRMDPYAPSLLDQGLKGMIGKGDRSKEVIESMKQNKAVYFAAVGGAAALLADKIKKVDIIAYEDLGTEAVRKMEVENLPLIVVIDCEGNNLYESEKEKYNRRVEHV, translated from the coding sequence ATGGCCATACAATTAGATTTGCCTTTGACAGAAGATAAGGTAAAAAAGTTAAAAGCAGGGGATCAAGTACTTTTATCAGGTACAGTTTATACATCTCGTGATGCGGCTCATAAGCGTATGATGGACCAATTAGAACAAGGGGAAGAATTACCCTTTGCTATGGAGGATAATGTGATTTATTATGTAGGACCTTCTCCTGCAAAAAAGGATGCCATTATCGGCTCAGCAGGACCAACAACCAGCTATCGTATGGACCCTTATGCACCATCGTTACTTGATCAAGGATTAAAGGGTATGATTGGTAAAGGTGATAGGAGTAAAGAAGTCATTGAGAGTATGAAACAAAATAAAGCAGTTTACTTTGCAGCAGTAGGCGGTGCAGCTGCTTTATTAGCAGATAAAATTAAAAAAGTTGATATCATTGCTTATGAAGATTTAGGCACAGAAGCTGTCCGTAAGATGGAAGTAGAAAACTTACCACTTATTGTTGTGATTGATTGTGAAGGCAACAATCTTTATGAAAGTGAAAAAGAAAAGTATAATCGTCGTGTTGAGCACGTATAA
- a CDS encoding ABC transporter permease yields MEKRKILSNSTKMTFLSILFGLIITAIILFIAGYNPLQVYYVIVKGVFSKPKYISYTIIKSTPLILTGLSVAFAFKTGLFNIGAEGQFIIGTIVASLLGYFLKLPYIIHPIVIILFASLAGGVWGAIAGYLKARFGINEVISTIMLNWIALYAHNAVINIPAFLARTNKAHPIRETASIVFMEGFKKSESGKEWLMDHPQIRDILKTPLNYGFIIAIIVAVIVWYVLNKTTLGFRLRAVGSNKFAAEYGGINVKKSIVTSMGISGCISGMAGALMILGVSKGITTLAATEGYGFDGIAVALIGSNSPIACIFSGLFFGTLKYGGSKIQSPPIGAPTEVINIMIGTIIFFIAIPRIIYLYRRFKTKKEVIE; encoded by the coding sequence ATGGAAAAGAGAAAAATTCTTTCAAATAGTACGAAGATGACGTTTTTATCTATCCTTTTTGGTTTAATTATTACCGCTATTATCTTATTCATAGCAGGTTATAATCCTCTACAGGTATACTATGTGATTGTAAAAGGTGTGTTTAGTAAACCCAAATACATATCCTATACCATCATTAAATCCACACCTTTAATTCTAACAGGATTATCTGTAGCTTTTGCTTTCAAAACAGGATTATTCAACATTGGAGCTGAAGGGCAATTTATCATAGGGACCATTGTCGCTTCTTTATTAGGCTATTTTCTAAAACTACCTTATATTATCCATCCAATCGTTATTATCCTATTTGCTTCTTTAGCAGGTGGTGTATGGGGCGCCATTGCAGGGTATCTGAAAGCTAGGTTTGGCATTAATGAAGTTATATCCACCATTATGTTAAACTGGATTGCGTTGTATGCACATAATGCGGTTATTAATATACCAGCATTCTTAGCACGAACCAATAAAGCACATCCCATACGGGAAACAGCCAGCATTGTATTTATGGAAGGTTTTAAAAAATCCGAGTCTGGAAAAGAATGGCTGATGGATCATCCTCAGATAAGGGATATATTAAAAACCCCTCTTAATTACGGTTTTATTATTGCTATCATTGTAGCCGTTATCGTTTGGTATGTATTGAATAAGACCACGTTAGGTTTTCGATTAAGGGCGGTTGGTTCCAACAAATTCGCTGCGGAGTATGGTGGTATAAATGTAAAGAAGAGTATTGTCACGTCCATGGGTATTTCCGGTTGCATCAGTGGTATGGCAGGTGCATTAATGATATTAGGTGTATCAAAAGGTATTACAACATTGGCAGCTACGGAAGGCTATGGATTTGATGGTATTGCAGTAGCTTTGATAGGCAGTAACTCACCCATTGCATGTATTTTTTCAGGACTATTCTTTGGTACATTAAAATATGGTGGATCAAAAATTCAATCACCACCAATAGGAGCGCCAACAGAGGTTATCAATATTATGATTGGTACCATTATATTCTTTATAGCAATTCCAAGAATCATTTATTTATATCGTCGTTTTAAAACTAAAAAAGAGGTGATTGAATAA
- a CDS encoding ABC transporter ATP-binding protein, whose amino-acid sequence MGNLQNVDYSTKVIEMKSITKKFGPFIANDHIDLTVYKGEVHALLGENGAGKSTLMNQLYGMIEPTQGDIYIHGQRVKVTNPNIAIGQGIGMVHQHFMLVEPFTVVENIILGCELTKSMGVLNMQKAKDDVKALSEKYGLFVNPDDKIEDITVGMQQRVEILKALYRGADILILDEPTAVLTPQEIKDLIGIIDNLTKEGKTVIIITHKLKEIKEVADQCTIIRRGKCIDSVKVEDVTEEELAAKMVGREVTFKVPKDDAQPTDVVLSIKDLVVKDNRGLVAVNGLSLEVKRGEILGIAGVDGNGQSELVEALTGLRPTESGQVCVNGKEITNFSPRKVMDNKVSTIPQDRQKRGLVLDFTVYENMVLENFINEPFSKKGILQKDAIIDYAKKLINTFDIRPTDETAHAKSLSGGNQQKVIIAREIMNDPDILIATQPTRGLDVGAIEYVHKALVKQRDENKGVLLISLELDEIMNVADRIAVIYEGKIVCVMDQKDATEMKLGLEMAGGKK is encoded by the coding sequence ATGGGTAACTTGCAGAATGTAGATTATTCAACCAAAGTTATCGAAATGAAGAGTATTACTAAGAAATTTGGTCCATTTATTGCCAATGACCACATTGATTTAACGGTATACAAAGGTGAAGTGCATGCCCTGCTTGGTGAAAACGGTGCAGGTAAGTCCACACTCATGAATCAGCTATACGGTATGATTGAACCAACACAAGGTGATATTTATATTCATGGCCAACGGGTAAAGGTCACCAATCCTAATATTGCTATTGGGCAAGGTATTGGTATGGTGCATCAGCATTTTATGTTGGTGGAGCCTTTTACTGTTGTAGAAAATATTATTCTTGGCTGCGAATTAACAAAGTCCATGGGTGTACTAAACATGCAAAAGGCTAAGGATGATGTGAAAGCATTATCGGAAAAATATGGTCTTTTTGTTAATCCTGATGATAAGATAGAAGATATAACAGTAGGTATGCAGCAACGTGTAGAAATACTAAAAGCGCTGTATCGAGGTGCAGATATTCTTATTCTTGATGAACCCACAGCTGTGTTAACACCTCAAGAGATTAAAGACTTAATCGGGATTATTGATAATTTGACCAAAGAAGGTAAAACGGTGATTATCATTACCCATAAATTAAAAGAAATTAAGGAAGTGGCTGACCAATGTACCATTATTAGACGAGGTAAGTGTATCGATTCCGTAAAAGTAGAAGACGTAACAGAAGAAGAATTAGCGGCTAAGATGGTGGGAAGAGAAGTTACTTTTAAAGTGCCAAAGGATGATGCTCAGCCAACAGATGTTGTGTTATCTATTAAGGATTTGGTTGTTAAGGATAATCGTGGCTTAGTAGCTGTTAATGGCTTATCCCTAGAGGTTAAAAGAGGAGAAATACTTGGTATAGCTGGCGTAGATGGTAATGGGCAAAGTGAACTGGTAGAAGCTTTAACAGGACTTAGACCAACAGAGAGTGGACAAGTATGTGTTAATGGAAAAGAAATTACTAACTTTTCACCACGAAAAGTTATGGATAATAAAGTATCGACTATACCACAAGATAGACAAAAAAGAGGCTTAGTATTAGACTTTACCGTTTATGAGAACATGGTATTGGAAAACTTTATTAACGAACCATTCTCTAAGAAAGGTATATTACAGAAAGACGCTATTATTGATTATGCAAAGAAGTTAATTAATACCTTTGATATTCGGCCTACCGATGAAACAGCACATGCAAAATCTTTGTCAGGTGGTAATCAACAGAAAGTCATTATTGCCAGAGAGATTATGAATGATCCAGATATTTTAATCGCTACCCAGCCAACAAGAGGATTAGATGTTGGTGCAATCGAATACGTACATAAGGCACTTGTGAAACAAAGAGATGAGAATAAAGGTGTGCTGTTAATCTCACTTGAGTTAGATGAAATTATGAATGTTGCGGATCGTATTGCCGTCATCTATGAAGGAAAAATTGTATGTGTCATGGATCAAAAAGATGCAACAGAGATGAAATTAGGACTCGAAATGGCAGGGGGCAAAAAATAA